A window of the Opitutaceae bacterium genome harbors these coding sequences:
- a CDS encoding SufE family protein, with protein sequence MLLAEQRRRLIADLRMIEDPQERLSAVIDRGGQLPGLSVDERVAANLVPGCVSAMYLVCTASDGRCFFRIDSGSALIKGLVGCLCTLYEGRTPDEILGDPDGLVAEMGLDRLITPNRLVGIGEVRKAMHRFARSMCAQRESGKEESK encoded by the coding sequence GTGCTTCTCGCCGAACAGCGCCGTCGACTGATTGCGGATCTTCGAATGATTGAAGACCCGCAGGAGCGGCTGTCTGCCGTGATCGACCGCGGTGGACAACTCCCCGGTCTTTCCGTCGATGAACGGGTGGCCGCAAATCTCGTCCCGGGCTGCGTTTCCGCGATGTATCTGGTTTGCACCGCCTCGGATGGGCGCTGTTTCTTTCGCATCGATTCGGGCTCCGCCTTGATCAAGGGCCTGGTGGGATGCCTCTGCACCCTCTATGAAGGCCGGACTCCCGACGAGATTCTCGGGGATCCTGACGGACTGGTTGCCGAGATGGGCCTCGATCGGTTGATCACCCCGAATCGTCTGGTCGGAATCGGAGAGGTGCGAAAGGCCATGCATCGGTTTGCCCGTTCGATGTGCGCCCAACGGGAGTCCGGGAAGGAGGAATCGAAATGA
- the yacG gene encoding DNA gyrase inhibitor YacG translates to MTTEKTHLVVRCPQCGRRGTWLARPHGPFCSERCQLIDMGGWFDERFRISEPLRPDHFREFEELPPEIDPDHPQD, encoded by the coding sequence GTGACCACTGAGAAGACGCATCTCGTCGTCCGTTGTCCGCAGTGCGGACGGCGGGGAACCTGGCTGGCCCGGCCTCATGGTCCCTTCTGTTCCGAACGCTGTCAGCTCATCGACATGGGCGGCTGGTTCGACGAACGCTTCCGGATCTCCGAGCCGCTTCGTCCGGACCATTTTCGGGAATTCGAGGAGTTGCCCCCTGAGATTGACCCGGATCACCCACAGGATTGA
- the tcdA gene encoding tRNA cyclic N6-threonylcarbamoyladenosine(37) synthase TcdA, which yields MKTDADRSFGGVARLYGRDGLERLRASHVCVIGIGGVGSWAAEALARSGTGRLTLIDLDEICETNLNRQVHALAGTVGQAKVNVMAERIRAINPACEVSARQGFFTAANADAILGEGFDHVVDAIDNVPNKCLLLARCRDLRIPVITAGAAGGRRDPGRVQTADLSRAIHDTLLARVRKILRRDFGFPRERRWKFKIDCVFSPEPTVYPQTDGSVCASKDPDSELRLDCDSGFGTAAFVTGAFGFALAAGVVNRIAKGKA from the coding sequence TTGAAGACCGACGCGGACAGATCATTCGGCGGGGTCGCCCGACTTTACGGACGCGATGGTCTTGAGCGTCTGCGGGCCTCCCACGTCTGCGTGATCGGGATCGGCGGGGTCGGCTCGTGGGCGGCCGAGGCCCTCGCCCGCTCCGGTACCGGGAGACTCACCCTGATTGATCTCGATGAGATCTGCGAAACCAATCTGAACCGGCAGGTCCACGCCCTGGCGGGAACCGTGGGCCAGGCCAAGGTGAACGTCATGGCCGAGCGCATCCGGGCGATCAATCCGGCTTGCGAGGTATCGGCGCGTCAGGGCTTCTTCACCGCGGCAAATGCGGACGCGATCCTTGGGGAGGGTTTTGATCACGTGGTCGATGCGATCGACAACGTCCCCAACAAGTGCCTGCTCCTGGCCCGTTGCCGGGACCTGCGCATCCCGGTCATCACGGCGGGGGCGGCGGGCGGGCGGCGGGATCCCGGCCGGGTTCAGACTGCGGATCTCAGCCGCGCCATTCACGACACCCTTCTGGCCCGGGTTCGCAAGATCCTGCGCAGGGATTTCGGTTTCCCGCGGGAACGTCGCTGGAAATTCAAGATCGACTGCGTCTTTTCTCCGGAACCGACCGTCTACCCCCAGACCGACGGATCGGTCTGCGCATCCAAAGACCCGGATTCCGAACTCCGTCTGGACTGTGACAGCGGATTCGGCACGGCCGCCTTCGTGACCGGAGCCTTTGGCTTTGCCCTTGCTGCCGGGGTGGTGAATCGGATCGCGAAAGGGAAAGCATAG
- a CDS encoding AI-2E family transporter, with translation MRPSTRVSNRQPVLRFLIGAAAFVIFVAGIRAASPIAVPFLMAIFVSVITAPAFVAMQRRGVPSWVALLILVLGLVLIVTGLAGVVSNSVADFTRNLPQYQLRLQDKLVETVAWIEARGFELPAELEATTLNPQATMRLVGSMLASMGNLLSSSFLILLIVVFFLLELAILPAKVRGLAGLSPETVRYVGRIMEDIRHYVALKTVMSLLTGLLVTAFAFALRIDYPILLGLMAFLLNYVPTIGSIIAAIPGVLLATVQFGISEGFIVALGYLVINVGISNVLEPRYLGRGLGLSPFVIVVSMFFWGWVLGPVGMFLSVPLTMAVKIGLETGEETRWIAVLMGSSGPVGDEDSKVKTIDEAQG, from the coding sequence ATGCGTCCATCCACTCGAGTGAGCAATCGCCAGCCCGTTCTGCGTTTTCTGATCGGGGCGGCCGCGTTTGTCATATTCGTGGCCGGAATCCGGGCAGCCTCTCCGATCGCGGTTCCCTTCCTCATGGCGATTTTCGTCTCGGTGATCACCGCTCCGGCCTTTGTCGCCATGCAGCGACGGGGCGTTCCTTCCTGGGTCGCGCTGTTGATCCTGGTCCTGGGCCTCGTCCTCATCGTGACGGGACTGGCCGGTGTGGTCAGCAACTCGGTCGCCGATTTCACCCGCAACCTGCCCCAGTATCAACTCAGGCTTCAGGACAAGCTCGTGGAGACGGTGGCCTGGATCGAGGCCCGCGGTTTCGAGCTGCCGGCGGAACTGGAGGCGACAACCCTGAACCCCCAGGCCACCATGCGCCTGGTCGGCAGCATGCTGGCCTCGATGGGCAACCTGCTCAGCAGCAGCTTTCTCATCCTCCTCATCGTCGTCTTTTTCCTTCTCGAGCTGGCCATTCTTCCGGCCAAGGTCAGGGGCCTGGCGGGGCTGTCTCCGGAAACGGTCCGTTATGTCGGCCGCATCATGGAGGATATCCGCCACTACGTCGCCCTGAAGACGGTCATGAGTCTTCTGACCGGCCTGCTGGTCACCGCTTTCGCCTTCGCCCTGCGGATCGACTACCCGATTCTGCTCGGCCTGATGGCATTCCTCCTCAACTACGTCCCGACCATCGGTTCGATCATCGCGGCGATTCCCGGGGTTCTCCTGGCCACCGTTCAGTTCGGCATTTCCGAGGGATTCATCGTCGCCCTGGGTTACCTTGTCATCAATGTGGGTATCAGCAATGTGCTCGAACCCCGCTACCTCGGGCGCGGCCTGGGTCTCTCCCCGTTCGTCATTGTGGTTTCGATGTTCTTCTGGGGCTGGGTGCTGGGTCCGGTGGGGATGTTCCTTTCCGTGCCGCTGACCATGGCGGTCAAGATTGGCCTTGAGACCGGCGAGGAGACCCGGTGGATTGCCGTGCTCATGGGGTCCAGCGGGCCGGTCGGCGACGAGGACTCGAAAGTGAAAACGATCGACGAAGCCCAGGGGTAG
- a CDS encoding TatD family hydrolase: MTGLCDAHLHVQDPALRPMATEISDSWTRLGLVRAVTNATCEADWDAVAAEARRDARIIPAYGLHPWEVARRSRSWLSDLEGRLRSGSAVVGEIGLDHAVKGRDDAVQEEVFLQQLDLGYRLNLPVTIHCVRAWGRLETLLRDHRTRLPLPGFLLHAYGGPPEMINTFADLGARFSFSARAGLEPATRMRASLEAVPADRLLIETDAPALPPPPEWTEIEWVDESNGRRLNHPANILSSYRFVAGFLGIPLDTLVTQVRRNFEAIFGEVGE, from the coding sequence ATGACGGGACTCTGCGACGCCCACCTCCATGTCCAGGATCCCGCCTTGCGACCGATGGCGACGGAGATCTCGGATTCGTGGACCCGCCTCGGCCTGGTCCGCGCGGTGACCAACGCCACCTGCGAGGCCGACTGGGATGCGGTCGCCGCGGAGGCGAGGCGGGATGCCCGGATCATTCCCGCCTATGGACTGCATCCCTGGGAAGTCGCGCGCCGATCCCGAAGCTGGCTTTCCGATCTCGAGGGGCGCCTGCGGTCCGGAAGTGCGGTTGTCGGGGAAATCGGCCTCGATCACGCTGTGAAGGGACGGGATGACGCCGTCCAGGAGGAGGTCTTTCTGCAGCAATTGGATCTTGGATACAGATTGAATCTCCCGGTGACCATCCATTGCGTGAGGGCCTGGGGACGGCTGGAGACGCTTTTGCGGGACCATCGGACACGCCTGCCCCTCCCGGGCTTCCTCCTGCACGCCTACGGGGGCCCGCCGGAGATGATCAACACATTTGCCGATCTCGGGGCCCGGTTTTCGTTCTCAGCCCGGGCCGGCCTGGAACCCGCCACCCGGATGCGGGCTTCCCTCGAGGCGGTTCCGGCCGACCGGCTTCTCATCGAAACGGACGCCCCGGCGCTGCCCCCGCCTCCTGAATGGACCGAGATCGAGTGGGTCGACGAATCGAACGGCCGGCGGCTCAACCACCCGGCCAATATCCTTTCGAGCTACCGATTTGTGGCAGGCTTTCTCGGGATTCCGCTGGACACCCTCGTCACGCAGGTGAGGCGCAATTTCGAAGCGATCTTCGGGGAGGTTGGGGAATGA
- a CDS encoding DCC1-like thiol-disulfide oxidoreductase family protein translates to MSHPTDSRDDRPVLLFDGDCRFCRFWVDRWQAQTGGTIEFAPSETVPDDHPVMSAADLDRAIHLVEPDGRVTRGAEAAYRVREIGMARPRLARLYRKSPVFAAISEWGYRRVARNRPFFSCLTRFFFDRKRG, encoded by the coding sequence ATGTCCCATCCAACTGATTCCCGCGACGACCGTCCGGTTCTCCTGTTTGACGGAGACTGCCGGTTCTGCCGATTCTGGGTGGATCGGTGGCAGGCACAGACCGGGGGGACCATTGAATTCGCACCCTCGGAGACCGTCCCGGACGATCATCCGGTCATGAGCGCAGCCGATCTGGACCGCGCGATCCACCTGGTGGAACCCGATGGGCGGGTCACCCGGGGCGCCGAGGCCGCCTACCGTGTCCGGGAGATCGGGATGGCACGTCCCCGCCTCGCCCGTCTTTACCGGAAAAGCCCGGTCTTTGCCGCGATCTCCGAATGGGGTTACCGCCGGGTCGCGAGGAATCGACCGTTTTTCTCTTGTCTCACCCGATTCTTTTTTGATCGAAAACGCGGGTGA